One Methanobrevibacter sp. genomic window carries:
- a CDS encoding UPF0146 family protein, which yields MWQDFTEYILNEAALNEVTIAEVGIGKFSMVACELSKKDNITLIKTDIDPDDESVIKDDITNPDLSLYEGVDIIYSIRPPSELQPYLVDLAQKVNAQLIIKPLTNEDLNTGRVKMKLKNYKKASFYIMR from the coding sequence ATGTGGCAAGATTTTACAGAATATATTTTAAACGAAGCTGCTTTAAATGAGGTTACAATAGCTGAAGTAGGAATTGGAAAATTCAGCATGGTTGCATGCGAATTATCTAAAAAAGACAACATTACACTTATCAAAACCGACATTGATCCGGATGACGAAAGCGTGATTAAAGACGATATCACCAATCCTGACCTTAGTTTATATGAAGGTGTTGATATTATCTATTCAATCAGACCCCCAAGCGAACTTCAACCTTATCTGGTTGATCTTGCACAAAAGGTAAACGCCCAGTTAATTATAAAACCGTTGACTAATGAAGATTTAAATACGGGCAGAGTTAAAATGAAATTAAAGAATTACAAAAAAGCAAGTTTTTACATTATGAGGTAA
- the rimI gene encoding ribosomal protein S18-alanine N-acetyltransferase, which translates to MIIRKFVPRDLKRVFEIENMSFDQSYGMDMFQRLYEMGIGFLVAEKDGYVIGYIMFWVKYEFHGHIISIAVDKYYRNLGAGTKLLVKAISILSLLDIDNIFLEVNENNKEAIAFYNKFNFMIDRVVPNYYQNGDGAIVMYLPLRKSHVSGE; encoded by the coding sequence ATGATTATTCGAAAATTTGTTCCAAGAGATTTAAAAAGAGTTTTTGAAATAGAAAATATGTCATTTGACCAATCTTATGGAATGGATATGTTTCAGCGATTATATGAAATGGGTATCGGTTTTTTAGTAGCTGAAAAGGACGGTTATGTGATAGGATACATTATGTTTTGGGTCAAATACGAATTTCATGGCCACATCATATCAATAGCCGTTGATAAATATTATAGAAACTTAGGTGCCGGAACTAAGCTTCTTGTTAAAGCCATTTCTATTTTGTCCTTATTGGACATTGACAATATCTTTTTAGAAGTAAACGAAAACAATAAGGAAGCTATTGCGTTTTATAACAAGTTTAATTTTATGATAGATAGGGTGGTTCCAAATTATTATCAAAATGGTGATGGAGCCATTGTGATGTATTTGCCTTTAAGGAAGAGTCATGTTTCCGGTGAGTAA
- a CDS encoding zinc ribbon domain-containing protein, translating to MVFRRCPQCGSTTDSKYGFCIKCGYEFQKIDPSQHTCPLCGFSNPDEADFCVKCGTPIVLKNLDENINTVEPKIIIKKEIAGTTSNGMSRMTKWLIIFGYLFSVLGGLLGLIIAIYLITRKEPDVRKHGLIQLAIFGFYILLIAVLLATGVIPMEALTNYQQLLTGNMTLP from the coding sequence ATGGTTTTTAGAAGATGCCCTCAATGCGGTTCAACAACTGATAGCAAATACGGTTTTTGTATAAAATGCGGATATGAATTTCAAAAAATAGACCCGTCACAGCACACCTGCCCATTATGCGGATTTTCAAATCCCGATGAAGCGGATTTCTGCGTTAAGTGCGGCACGCCGATTGTTCTCAAAAACCTTGATGAAAATATCAATACCGTCGAACCTAAAATAATAATTAAAAAAGAAATTGCAGGCACCACTTCAAATGGAATGAGCAGAATGACCAAATGGCTCATAATATTCGGATACCTCTTTTCAGTTCTGGGCGGTCTTTTAGGTTTGATTATTGCAATTTATCTAATAACAAGAAAAGAACCGGACGTTAGAAAACACGGACTTATCCAGCTTGCAATATTCGGATTTTATATTTTGCTTATTGCAGTGCTTCTTGCAACTGGAGTAATCCCGATGGAAGCCTTAACCAATTATCAGCAGTTACTCACCGGAAACATGACTCTTCCTTAA
- the dusB gene encoding tRNA dihydrouridine synthase DusB → MKWKIGNVEIANQVVLAPMAGICDYSFRSIIKSMGCGLIETEMVSDKAIMYENFKTQEMLFMKDEERPISQQIFGCGIDSFKAASQYIYKNMKPDIIDINMGCPVKKVAIKSKAGSALLKEPEKARKIVETVVDSVPIPVTVKIRSGWDENSINAVEIAQMVEDAGALAITVHPRTRHQRYDVPSDWSIIKDVKDAVSIPVIGNGDIRSCYDAKKMIDETGCDAIMIGRATLGNPWLIKQCVEYLDYGIEPQKVSDEEKIEMAKKHAEILQKTKPEKLAISRMRTHAAYYLKGMYRSVDVKPQLFKTNSKEELFDLLDDFYKSIKL, encoded by the coding sequence ATGAAATGGAAAATCGGCAATGTTGAAATAGCAAATCAGGTAGTTTTAGCGCCAATGGCAGGAATATGCGACTACTCATTTAGAAGCATAATCAAATCCATGGGATGCGGATTAATTGAAACTGAAATGGTTTCTGATAAAGCAATAATGTATGAAAATTTCAAAACACAGGAAATGCTGTTTATGAAGGATGAAGAAAGGCCAATTTCACAGCAGATATTTGGTTGCGGCATAGATTCCTTTAAAGCAGCATCACAATACATCTACAAAAATATGAAACCCGACATTATCGACATAAATATGGGATGTCCTGTTAAAAAGGTAGCCATTAAATCAAAAGCCGGAAGCGCTCTTTTAAAAGAGCCTGAAAAAGCCAGAAAGATTGTTGAAACAGTTGTAGATAGTGTTCCAATACCGGTTACAGTTAAAATCAGAAGCGGATGGGATGAAAATAGCATTAATGCAGTTGAAATAGCCCAGATGGTTGAAGATGCCGGAGCTTTGGCAATTACAGTTCATCCCCGAACCAGGCATCAAAGGTATGATGTTCCCTCAGACTGGTCAATAATTAAAGATGTAAAAGATGCAGTATCAATCCCGGTTATTGGAAATGGAGATATAAGATCATGCTATGATGCTAAAAAAATGATTGATGAAACCGGCTGCGATGCAATAATGATTGGAAGGGCAACACTTGGAAACCCGTGGCTTATAAAGCAGTGCGTCGAATACTTGGATTATGGAATTGAACCTCAAAAAGTATCCGATGAGGAAAAAATAGAAATGGCAAAAAAGCACGCGGAGATTCTTCAAAAAACAAAACCTGAAAAGTTAGCGATTTCCAGAATGAGAACACACGCAGCATATTATTTAAAAGGCATGTACAGGAGTGTTGATGTAAAACCCCAATTATTTAAGACAAATTCGAAAGAAGAACTTTTTGATTTATTAGATGACTTTTATAAATCAATTAAATTATAA
- the prf1 gene encoding peptide chain release factor aRF-1 translates to MAEVSSKELYEFKKTLKELSGKRGRGTELVSVYIPPDKQLSDVGKHMRDELGQSANIKSKQTKKNVQSAIEVILQSIRLYKQPPENGLVLFVGMIPKGGPGTEKMEKYILEPPEPITTYWYKCNNEFFVEPLEEIIEERDTYGLAVVDRKEATVATLKGKKVNILTHLTSGVPGKHKAGGQSQRRFDRVIDLAAHEFKKRIGEHMNDDFLDLKDDLKGIIIGGPGFTKEEFIQGDYLQYELKDKIIATVDTSYTGEPGIREVIDKSADILDNLDVMHEKKQVQRFLKELTKDKGLCSYGENEVRNSLIMGAVDTLLLSEDLSSLRKTFNCSNCGTQKEFTVKTQAEADKMEERCPNCNELLKEVASKDLTDEFVEKAEEMNTDVEFISTETEEGMQLFRAFGGIAAVLRYYVEY, encoded by the coding sequence ATGGCAGAAGTATCATCAAAAGAATTATATGAATTCAAAAAAACTTTAAAAGAATTGTCAGGAAAAAGAGGCAGAGGTACAGAGCTTGTTTCCGTTTACATTCCACCAGATAAGCAATTAAGTGATGTGGGTAAGCACATGAGAGATGAACTCGGTCAAAGTGCTAACATTAAGAGTAAACAAACAAAAAAAAATGTGCAATCTGCAATTGAAGTAATTTTACAAAGCATACGTTTATATAAACAGCCTCCTGAAAACGGATTGGTTTTATTTGTAGGAATGATTCCTAAAGGAGGTCCTGGTACTGAAAAAATGGAAAAATACATTTTGGAACCTCCTGAACCAATTACAACCTACTGGTATAAATGTAATAATGAATTTTTCGTTGAGCCTTTAGAGGAAATCATCGAAGAAAGAGATACCTATGGTCTTGCAGTTGTTGACAGAAAAGAAGCTACCGTGGCTACTTTAAAAGGTAAAAAAGTTAACATTTTAACTCATTTAACAAGTGGTGTTCCAGGTAAACACAAAGCTGGAGGGCAATCACAAAGAAGGTTTGACCGTGTAATTGATCTTGCTGCACACGAGTTTAAAAAACGTATCGGAGAGCATATGAATGATGACTTTTTAGATTTAAAGGACGATTTAAAAGGAATTATCATTGGAGGGCCTGGTTTTACCAAGGAAGAATTCATTCAGGGAGATTATCTTCAATATGAACTTAAAGATAAAATCATAGCTACTGTCGATACATCATATACCGGCGAACCGGGCATCCGTGAAGTTATCGATAAATCTGCAGACATCCTTGATAATCTGGATGTTATGCATGAGAAAAAGCAAGTTCAAAGATTCTTAAAAGAGTTAACCAAAGATAAAGGATTATGTTCCTATGGTGAAAATGAGGTGAGAAATAGTTTAATTATGGGTGCCGTTGACACATTGCTTTTATCAGAAGATTTGTCCAGTTTACGCAAAACTTTTAATTGTTCTAATTGCGGAACCCAAAAAGAATTCACTGTTAAAACCCAGGCTGAAGCAGATAAAATGGAAGAAAGATGTCCTAATTGCAATGAACTTTTAAAAGAAGTTGCTTCTAAAGATTTAACTGATGAGTTTGTTGAAAAAGCAGAAGAAATGAATACTGATGTTGAATTCATCTCTACTGAAACTGAAGAGGGCATGCAGCTTTTCAGAGCATTCGGTGGAATTGCTGCAGTTTTGAGATATTATGTAGAATATTAG
- the gdhA gene encoding NADP-specific glutamate dehydrogenase: MSYVDEVIETIIEQNPAEPEFHQAVREVMESLRVVIEANEEEYRKNALLERLSNPERQFKFRVPWVDDDGQVQVNTGYRVQFNSAIGPYKGGLRFHPSVNLGIIKFLGFEQIFKNSLTGLPIGGGKGGSDFDPKGKSDREVMAFCQSFMTELCKYIGADTDVPAGDIGVGAREVGFLFGQYKRIRGLYEGVLTGKGLTFGGSLARTEATGYGLLYFTNAMLKANDIDIAGKTIVVSGAGNVAIYAIEKAQQLGGNVVSCSDSSGWIYDSEGIDVELLKEIKEVRRERLTAYAEARESAEYHEGKGVWTIKCDIALPCATQNELLLEDAKILVENGVTAVAEGANMPTTIEATEYLQENDVLFAPGKASNAGGVATSALEMSQNSQRLSWTFEEVDAKLQGIMEDIFANTAEAAAEYGMDKNYVAGANIAGFKKVVEAMNAQGIV, encoded by the coding sequence TTGTCATACGTAGATGAAGTAATTGAAACTATTATTGAACAAAACCCTGCAGAACCAGAATTCCATCAAGCTGTACGTGAAGTAATGGAATCTTTAAGGGTTGTAATTGAAGCAAACGAAGAGGAATACAGAAAAAACGCACTTCTTGAAAGATTGTCTAATCCTGAAAGGCAATTCAAATTCCGTGTCCCTTGGGTAGATGACGACGGTCAGGTACAGGTCAACACAGGATACCGTGTACAATTCAACAGCGCTATTGGGCCTTACAAAGGGGGATTACGTTTCCACCCTTCTGTAAATTTGGGAATTATTAAATTCTTAGGTTTCGAACAAATCTTCAAAAACTCATTAACCGGCCTTCCAATTGGTGGGGGAAAAGGAGGGTCTGACTTTGATCCTAAAGGAAAATCTGATAGGGAAGTTATGGCATTCTGTCAAAGTTTCATGACTGAGTTATGCAAATACATTGGTGCCGATACTGATGTTCCTGCCGGAGATATCGGTGTAGGTGCTCGTGAAGTAGGTTTCTTATTTGGCCAATACAAAAGAATCAGAGGATTATATGAAGGAGTATTAACTGGTAAAGGATTGACCTTTGGAGGTTCCCTTGCAAGAACTGAAGCTACTGGATACGGTTTACTATACTTCACCAATGCAATGTTAAAGGCAAATGACATTGATATTGCAGGTAAAACTATTGTTGTATCAGGAGCAGGTAATGTGGCTATTTATGCTATCGAAAAAGCTCAGCAGTTGGGGGGTAATGTTGTATCCTGTTCTGATTCAAGCGGTTGGATTTACGATTCAGAAGGAATTGATGTGGAACTGCTCAAAGAAATCAAGGAAGTAAGGCGTGAAAGATTAACTGCATATGCTGAAGCCAGGGAAAGTGCAGAATATCATGAAGGTAAAGGAGTATGGACTATTAAATGTGACATTGCATTGCCATGTGCTACTCAAAATGAATTGTTGCTGGAAGATGCTAAAATCCTAGTTGAAAACGGAGTAACTGCTGTTGCTGAAGGAGCAAATATGCCGACCACTATTGAAGCGACAGAATACTTGCAGGAAAATGATGTATTATTCGCACCTGGTAAGGCATCTAACGCTGGCGGTGTGGCTACTTCCGCATTGGAAATGTCTCAAAACTCACAAAGATTATCTTGGACCTTTGAAGAAGTCGATGCAAAACTTCAAGGTATTATGGAAGACATCTTTGCAAATACTGCTGAAGCTGCTGCAGAATATGGCATGGACAAAAACTATGTTGCAGGAGCAAATATTGCAGGATTTAAAAAAGTAGTTGAAGCTATGAACGCACAAGGCATTGTGTAA